One part of the Desulfovibrio sp. genome encodes these proteins:
- a CDS encoding sigma-54-dependent Fis family transcriptional regulator produces MYVLQRNGDVFEMRQEPLMAEGVNRTGFLFNSYSGAPRANRRETWESFIRTGKIVDDSLPRPIAASWMRCRDLGVDPLLPKCAEFTPMSQINAQAEIYAELAAGVERQVYEQIKEKGLLMTVSEANGRLLRTCGNKDVLLQADQLYFGPGAVWSEKSVGTNAISLALSDGMPAQVMGEEHFCSSHQAWGCSAAPIFTPFGQLWGCFDISGPTSADHRQALWLAVGAAREIERLLLNASLSSMENKSRALLSTLFSSMPIGVLMVDESGIITYANAQAERLLGFSGEVRGGRAEAFFDYGLYARQQVENRCQPEGVPLRCLTNSALTACAMPFMTGRSDSHYALVTLQAGVEPRPAPIAPVPHVPRREGTRPFGDIVYRSEKMTRTVEQARHMAQSPAAVLLLGETGTGKELFARAIHMASRCSEGPFVAVNCGALPRELIQSELFGYERGAFTGAVEKGRPGKFELADKGTLFLDEISEMPLEMQVNLLRPLEDRCVTRVGGKQTRMVDFRLVTATNRNLDELMASGAFREDLFYRIHVLALEIPPLRERREDIAVIAEYHCRRLCRTYGHPFGGFSAEALRVMEDYDWPGNVRQLVHSVEFAVNMAQGNCILPAHLPMHMQSAGVREVVGGQSGGDAVAALPGMTDFNLDNQEAKVIRCALKHYNGNMLQAAKALGIGRNTLYAKLRKIVPEG; encoded by the coding sequence ATGTATGTTCTGCAAAGAAATGGCGATGTCTTTGAAATGCGGCAGGAACCCCTGATGGCGGAAGGCGTCAACCGTACAGGGTTTTTGTTCAACAGCTATAGCGGCGCACCAAGAGCGAACCGACGGGAAACGTGGGAATCCTTTATAAGAACCGGCAAGATTGTTGACGACAGCCTGCCCCGGCCCATAGCGGCTTCGTGGATGCGCTGCCGCGATCTGGGGGTGGATCCCCTGTTGCCCAAGTGCGCGGAATTTACGCCCATGAGCCAGATCAACGCGCAGGCCGAAATATATGCGGAACTTGCGGCTGGTGTGGAGCGGCAGGTGTATGAGCAGATTAAGGAAAAAGGCCTGCTCATGACGGTCTCCGAGGCCAATGGCCGGTTGCTGCGCACCTGCGGCAACAAGGATGTATTGCTCCAGGCAGACCAGCTCTACTTTGGACCCGGCGCTGTATGGTCTGAAAAAAGCGTGGGCACCAACGCCATAAGTCTGGCTCTTTCTGACGGCATGCCCGCGCAGGTTATGGGCGAAGAGCATTTTTGCAGCAGCCATCAGGCTTGGGGCTGTTCTGCCGCGCCCATTTTCACGCCTTTTGGACAATTGTGGGGCTGTTTTGACATTTCCGGGCCAACCAGCGCCGACCACCGTCAGGCATTATGGCTGGCTGTTGGCGCAGCACGCGAGATAGAGCGCCTGCTACTCAACGCTTCGCTGAGCAGCATGGAGAACAAATCCCGCGCACTGCTCAGCACGCTCTTTAGTTCCATGCCCATTGGCGTGCTGATGGTGGATGAGAGCGGCATCATTACCTATGCCAACGCCCAGGCAGAGCGTCTGCTTGGCTTTAGCGGAGAGGTGCGGGGCGGTCGCGCCGAGGCCTTTTTTGATTACGGCCTGTATGCCCGCCAGCAGGTGGAAAACAGATGCCAGCCCGAGGGGGTGCCGCTGCGCTGCCTGACCAACTCTGCCCTCACAGCCTGCGCCATGCCTTTTATGACGGGCAGGTCAGACTCGCACTATGCCCTCGTGACCCTGCAAGCAGGGGTTGAGCCCCGCCCAGCGCCCATTGCCCCGGTGCCGCATGTTCCGCGCCGCGAAGGAACGCGCCCCTTTGGCGACATTGTTTATCGCAGCGAAAAAATGACCCGCACGGTGGAGCAGGCGCGGCATATGGCCCAAAGCCCCGCGGCTGTTTTGCTGCTTGGCGAAACAGGCACGGGCAAGGAGCTTTTTGCGCGGGCCATCCACATGGCCAGCCGATGTTCCGAAGGGCCATTTGTGGCGGTAAATTGCGGGGCCTTGCCACGCGAGCTTATCCAGAGTGAACTTTTTGGCTACGAGCGGGGGGCATTTACCGGAGCCGTGGAAAAGGGCCGCCCCGGCAAGTTTGAACTGGCCGACAAGGGAACCCTGTTTCTGGATGAAATCTCAGAAATGCCGCTGGAAATGCAGGTCAACCTGCTGCGGCCGCTGGAAGACCGCTGCGTTACGCGGGTGGGCGGAAAGCAGACCAGAATGGTCGATTTCAGGCTGGTCACCGCCACCAACCGCAACCTTGATGAACTGATGGCTTCGGGCGCATTTCGCGAAGACCTGTTTTACCGCATCCATGTACTTGCTCTGGAAATTCCCCCCCTGCGTGAACGGAGGGAGGATATTGCCGTTATTGCGGAATACCATTGCAGGCGTCTGTGCCGTACCTACGGGCATCCTTTTGGCGGATTTTCTGCCGAGGCTCTGCGCGTCATGGAAGATTACGACTGGCCTGGTAATGTGCGCCAGCTTGTGCACAGTGTGGAATTTGCCGTCAACATGGCCCAGGGTAACTGTATTTTGCCAGCACATCTGCCCATGCATATGCAATCCGCAGGCGTAAGAGAGGTGGTCGGCGGGCAGTCGGGTGGGGATGCCGTGGCGGCCTTGCCGGGAATGACCGATTTCAATCTGGACAATCAGGAGGCCAAGGTTATCCGCTGTGCCTTAAAGCATTATAACGGCAACATGTTGCAGGCCGCCAAGGCACTGGGCATAGGGCGTAATACCCTGTACGCCAAGCTGCGCAAGATTGTTCCCGAGGGCTAG
- a CDS encoding dihydrolipoamide acetyltransferase family protein — MAYEVQMPKWGLTMKTGKIARWLVAEGGAVAVGQPLLEVETDKITNVVESPAGGVLLQIVSPQGEVVPVMQVIGIIGESGEAVVAPVAQGADMANRPATPAASDANGQGAAQRNTAQGEVRAMPAARKAAKELGVDLATVTGTGRDGIITEKDVRAAHEAVAKTPAPATAAPGQQCAAPAEDADEVVPMDGLRKLIADNMQASLQNAAQLTVFVEADVTETVALRETMLARNKKDPEYRLSFNDIIAFAVCRALRQHPVMNTTLQADGIHMHRHVNLGVAVSLDTGLIVPNVKNADTYSLEELKGKVRDAASRARKGGLSMDEISGGTFTISNVSMLGVDGFTPILNPPETGILGIGRVVEKPGVFEGQVCVRKMMALSLTFNHMVTDGGPAMSFLRTLADMLEQPVRMLG, encoded by the coding sequence ATGGCCTACGAAGTGCAGATGCCCAAATGGGGCCTCACCATGAAAACAGGTAAGATTGCGCGCTGGCTGGTGGCCGAAGGCGGTGCGGTTGCAGTGGGGCAACCCCTGCTGGAAGTGGAAACCGACAAGATCACCAACGTGGTCGAGTCTCCGGCGGGCGGCGTGCTTTTGCAGATTGTCAGCCCGCAGGGCGAGGTTGTTCCGGTCATGCAGGTAATCGGCATCATCGGTGAATCGGGCGAGGCTGTGGTGGCCCCGGTCGCGCAAGGCGCTGACATGGCAAACAGGCCGGCCACTCCTGCCGCTTCCGATGCCAACGGGCAGGGGGCGGCGCAGCGCAATACGGCGCAAGGAGAAGTTCGCGCCATGCCCGCAGCCCGCAAGGCCGCCAAAGAGCTTGGCGTTGATCTGGCAACGGTAACTGGCACAGGCCGCGACGGCATTATTACGGAGAAGGACGTTCGCGCAGCCCACGAAGCGGTGGCCAAAACCCCTGCTCCTGCCACCGCCGCCCCTGGCCAACAGTGCGCAGCGCCCGCTGAAGACGCGGACGAAGTCGTCCCCATGGACGGCCTGCGCAAGCTTATAGCCGACAACATGCAGGCCAGCCTGCAAAATGCGGCGCAGCTGACTGTTTTTGTGGAAGCTGACGTTACTGAAACGGTGGCCCTGCGCGAAACCATGCTGGCCCGCAACAAAAAAGACCCAGAATACCGCCTTTCATTCAACGACATCATTGCCTTTGCCGTGTGCCGCGCACTCAGGCAGCACCCGGTCATGAACACCACCCTGCAGGCCGATGGCATTCACATGCACAGGCATGTGAACCTTGGCGTAGCCGTTTCGCTCGATACGGGGCTCATTGTTCCCAACGTCAAAAATGCGGACACATACAGCCTCGAAGAACTCAAGGGCAAGGTACGCGACGCTGCAAGCCGCGCCCGCAAGGGCGGTCTTTCCATGGACGAGATTTCTGGCGGAACCTTTACCATTTCCAACGTGAGCATGCTTGGCGTGGATGGCTTTACCCCCATCCTCAACCCGCCGGAAACCGGTATTCTTGGCATTGGCCGCGTGGTGGAAAAGCCAGGCGTTTTTGAGGGGCAAGTATGCGTGCGCAAGATGATGGCTCTTTCCCTCACCTTCAACCACATGGTCACCGATGGCGGCCCGGCCATGAGCTTCCTGCGCACCCTTGCGGACATGCTCGAACAGCCAGTGCGAATGCTGGGCTAG
- a CDS encoding Lin0512 family protein codes for MLQRYVVELGTGADLHGANMTKAACRAVKDAISRSCLCGLVEILGRGSFQGVHVHARIAVPEPDLVDKEAVLAAIPIGEKSIEVVEGGLRTPGLEVACFSPGCSDIVLACAALTVLVDMTESASQSAN; via the coding sequence ATGCTGCAACGTTATGTGGTTGAACTGGGCACCGGGGCCGATCTGCACGGTGCAAACATGACCAAGGCCGCATGCCGCGCGGTAAAAGACGCCATTTCGCGCAGTTGCCTGTGCGGGTTGGTGGAGATACTTGGGCGCGGTTCTTTCCAGGGTGTGCATGTGCACGCGCGCATTGCCGTACCGGAACCCGATCTGGTGGACAAGGAAGCCGTGCTCGCGGCCATACCTATCGGCGAAAAGAGCATTGAGGTCGTTGAAGGCGGTTTACGCACTCCGGGCCTCGAGGTTGCCTGCTTCAGCCCCGGTTGCAGCGACATTGTGCTGGCCTGCGCGGCCCTGACTGTGTTGGTAGATATGACTGAGTCGGCATCACAATCAGCAAACTGA
- a CDS encoding thiamine pyrophosphate-dependent dehydrogenase E1 component subunit alpha, with the protein MKHPDKKVLLEMFSTMTKIRLFESELQKFFAAGKIPGFVHLYLGEEAVATGACAALKQTDMITSTHRGHGHCLAKGGDLKLMMAEIYGRSTGYCKGKGGSMHIADFNIGILGANGIVGGGGPLAVGAAFSCQYKDTRGVCACFFGDGASNQGTTQESLNMASAWKLPVIFINENNGYGISCPQSKSMAITDIADRAAGYDMPGVVIDGNDVLAVYEAVTMAVERARKGQGPSLIECKTYRWRGHFEGDACVYRSEKELEEWKAKDPIPRFAKKLVETGTATQTELDGITASVAAEIEAAVKFAEDSPFPKPEDLLEDVYA; encoded by the coding sequence ATGAAACATCCCGACAAAAAGGTTTTGCTGGAAATGTTCAGCACCATGACCAAGATCCGCCTTTTTGAAAGCGAGCTGCAAAAGTTCTTTGCAGCTGGCAAAATACCCGGATTCGTTCACCTCTACCTTGGTGAAGAAGCCGTTGCCACAGGCGCGTGCGCCGCGCTGAAGCAGACGGACATGATCACCAGTACCCACCGCGGCCACGGGCACTGCCTGGCCAAGGGCGGCGACCTCAAGCTCATGATGGCCGAAATCTATGGCCGCTCCACCGGCTACTGCAAGGGTAAAGGCGGCTCCATGCACATTGCCGACTTCAATATCGGCATTCTTGGGGCCAACGGTATTGTTGGCGGTGGCGGGCCCCTGGCCGTGGGCGCGGCCTTCAGCTGCCAGTACAAGGACACCAGGGGCGTATGCGCCTGCTTTTTTGGCGATGGCGCGTCAAATCAGGGCACCACGCAGGAATCGCTGAACATGGCCAGCGCATGGAAGCTCCCCGTAATCTTTATCAATGAAAACAATGGCTACGGCATCTCCTGCCCGCAGAGCAAATCTATGGCCATCACCGACATTGCCGACCGCGCAGCCGGATACGACATGCCCGGCGTGGTCATTGACGGCAACGATGTGCTCGCCGTGTACGAAGCCGTGACCATGGCCGTGGAACGCGCGCGCAAGGGCCAGGGCCCTTCGCTCATCGAATGCAAAACCTACCGCTGGCGCGGCCACTTCGAGGGCGATGCCTGCGTGTACCGCAGCGAAAAGGAACTGGAAGAATGGAAGGCCAAGGACCCCATTCCGCGTTTTGCCAAAAAACTGGTGGAAACCGGCACCGCCACGCAGACAGAGCTGGACGGCATCACTGCATCAGTAGCCGCTGAAATTGAAGCTGCTGTAAAGTTTGCGGAAGACAGCCCCTTCCCCAAGCCGGAAGACCTGCTTGAAGACGTGTACGCCTAA
- a CDS encoding alpha-ketoacid dehydrogenase subunit beta → MAIKTYLQALNDAMRQEMERDENVFIIGEDVGKFGGCFGVTQGLFDQFGERRVRDTPITESAIVGAAAGAAAAGLRPVAELMFVDFIGVAFDQLFNQAAKMHYMFGGKAKVPMVLRMPQGAGVGAAAQHSQSLEAWFMHIPGIKVCIPSTPADAKGLLISAIRDDNPVVFLEHKILYGVEGEVGDEATPIELGKGEIKCEGTDVTIVATSLMVHSALQAAETLAAQGISAEVVDPRCLVPLDKDIILNSVKKTHALVVAHEAVKTAGAGAEIAAMVAEEALDYLDAPIVRVGAPYCPVPFSPPLEKAYIPGADQIVAAVKSLR, encoded by the coding sequence ATGGCGATCAAAACCTACCTGCAGGCGCTTAACGATGCCATGCGCCAGGAGATGGAGCGGGACGAAAACGTGTTCATCATCGGTGAAGACGTGGGCAAGTTCGGCGGCTGCTTTGGCGTTACCCAAGGCCTCTTTGACCAGTTTGGCGAACGCCGAGTGCGCGACACCCCCATTACGGAAAGTGCCATTGTGGGCGCTGCCGCCGGTGCCGCCGCAGCTGGCCTGCGCCCCGTGGCCGAACTCATGTTTGTGGACTTTATCGGCGTTGCCTTTGACCAGCTCTTCAACCAGGCCGCCAAGATGCACTACATGTTTGGCGGCAAGGCCAAGGTACCCATGGTACTACGCATGCCCCAGGGCGCTGGTGTGGGTGCCGCAGCCCAGCACTCCCAGAGCCTCGAAGCATGGTTCATGCACATTCCCGGCATCAAGGTGTGCATTCCCTCCACCCCGGCAGATGCCAAGGGCCTGCTCATCAGCGCCATTCGCGACGACAATCCCGTGGTCTTTCTCGAGCACAAGATTCTGTACGGTGTAGAAGGCGAAGTGGGTGACGAGGCCACCCCCATTGAGCTCGGCAAGGGCGAAATAAAGTGCGAAGGCACGGACGTGACCATTGTAGCCACCTCCCTCATGGTTCACTCCGCCCTTCAGGCTGCAGAAACCCTGGCCGCGCAGGGCATCAGCGCCGAAGTGGTAGACCCCCGCTGTCTGGTGCCGCTCGACAAGGACATCATCCTCAATTCCGTCAAGAAAACCCACGCTCTTGTGGTTGCGCACGAAGCCGTCAAAACCGCCGGAGCCGGCGCGGAAATCGCCGCCATGGTGGCCGAGGAAGCCCTGGACTATCTGGACGCGCCCATCGTGCGCGTGGGCGCTCCCTACTGTCCCGTTCCTTTCAGCCCGCCGCTGGAAAAGGCGTACATTCCCGGTGCTGATCAGATCGTCGCCGCGGTCAAGTCGTTGCGATAA
- a CDS encoding NAD(+)/NADH kinase, with translation MKAAIIANPASGKDIRRIVAHGSVFDNQEKVRMVRRILVGLAAAGVRDVLYMPEGYGIVPRALSDLEALETPVNVAPVDIYLHNTQEDTINAASLMQQQGVAVIIVMGGDGTSRAACKGARKTPILPLSTGTNNVFPVMAEATVAGLAAGVLACGGVTQDEGCREVSLLEVHMDGQFRDIALVDVAVYDDLFLGSRAIWEITRVSQIVVSRCRPDSIGLSTVAGQLLSISPEEPRGLALDLDPDFACRVRAAIGPGLFADVGVSRVRQLLPGDDVPVGLTPCVLALDGEREVEVRRGQCASIRLSEDTMRVVDVARVMEYARQRGLFLRGAQVCYAN, from the coding sequence GTGAAAGCAGCCATTATCGCCAATCCGGCATCAGGCAAGGACATACGCCGCATCGTCGCGCACGGCAGTGTTTTTGACAATCAGGAGAAGGTGCGCATGGTGCGCCGTATTCTGGTTGGTCTGGCCGCTGCCGGGGTACGTGATGTTCTGTATATGCCCGAGGGCTACGGCATCGTGCCGCGCGCCCTGAGCGATCTGGAAGCTTTGGAAACGCCTGTGAACGTGGCTCCGGTGGATATTTACCTGCACAACACGCAGGAGGACACCATCAATGCCGCCTCCCTCATGCAGCAGCAGGGGGTTGCGGTCATCATCGTCATGGGCGGCGACGGCACAAGCCGCGCCGCCTGCAAGGGCGCGCGCAAAACGCCCATCCTTCCGCTCTCCACAGGCACCAACAATGTCTTTCCTGTCATGGCCGAGGCGACAGTGGCCGGCCTTGCCGCAGGCGTGCTGGCCTGCGGCGGCGTAACGCAAGACGAGGGCTGCCGCGAGGTCAGCCTGCTGGAAGTGCATATGGACGGCCAGTTCAGGGACATCGCCCTGGTGGATGTGGCGGTATACGACGACCTTTTTCTCGGCTCGCGCGCCATCTGGGAGATCACCAGAGTCAGCCAGATAGTTGTTTCCCGCTGTCGGCCCGACAGTATCGGTCTTTCAACCGTGGCCGGACAGCTCTTGAGCATCTCCCCCGAAGAACCGCGTGGTCTGGCCCTTGATCTTGATCCCGACTTTGCCTGCCGTGTGCGCGCCGCCATCGGTCCCGGCCTGTTTGCTGACGTGGGTGTTTCCCGCGTGCGTCAGCTTTTGCCGGGCGACGATGTGCCGGTGGGGCTTACGCCCTGCGTGCTGGCACTGGACGGCGAGCGCGAGGTGGAGGTTCGGCGCGGGCAGTGCGCCAGCATACGGTTGTCAGAAGACACCATGCGCGTGGTGGATGTGGCCCGCGTCATGGAATACGCCCGACAGAGAGGGCTGTTTTTGCGTGGCGCACAGGTCTGTTACGCCAATTAG
- a CDS encoding DUF6506 family protein, whose product MKLKAAFIFLSPRGEGNGVKAEHRSWTRTPGVELLTVGVTSYREAVEATQKAVDEDGCVAIELCGGFGHEGAAMVAKAVKVPVGVVRFDIHPGLGNSSGDGIFA is encoded by the coding sequence ATGAAACTCAAGGCTGCATTTATTTTTCTGAGTCCCCGTGGCGAAGGCAACGGCGTCAAGGCCGAGCACCGCAGTTGGACGCGCACCCCCGGAGTGGAACTGCTGACCGTGGGCGTGACATCCTACAGGGAGGCCGTTGAAGCAACGCAGAAGGCCGTGGATGAAGACGGTTGCGTTGCCATCGAACTGTGCGGCGGCTTTGGCCACGAAGGTGCGGCCATGGTTGCCAAGGCCGTCAAGGTCCCCGTGGGCGTTGTGCGCTTCGACATTCACCCCGGCCTCGGCAATTCCAGCGGCGACGGCATTTTTGCCTGA
- a CDS encoding acetoin reductase, with the protein MTINGKVVLVTGSAQGIGRGIALRLAKDGADICLVDTNADKLAATAKEVRALGRKATTFIADVSDRAQVFAAVDHAEKELGGFDVMINNAGIAQVRALLDVTPEELERIFRINVNGVLWGIQAAATKFMARKQKGKIISASSIAGHDGFALIGAYSATKFAVRGLTQAAARELASNGITVNAYCPGVVGTDMWVAIDEGFSKITGAPKGETYKKYCEGIALGRPETPEDVAAFVSYLAGPDSDYMTGQAVLIDGGMVYR; encoded by the coding sequence ATGACTATTAACGGAAAAGTTGTTCTGGTTACCGGCTCCGCTCAGGGTATAGGACGCGGCATAGCCCTGCGCCTGGCCAAGGACGGCGCAGATATCTGCCTTGTGGACACGAATGCGGACAAACTGGCCGCCACAGCGAAAGAAGTGCGCGCCCTTGGCCGTAAGGCCACCACCTTTATTGCCGACGTAAGCGACCGCGCACAGGTTTTTGCCGCCGTGGACCACGCGGAAAAGGAATTGGGCGGGTTCGACGTCATGATCAACAACGCGGGCATTGCTCAGGTCAGGGCTCTGCTGGACGTCACGCCAGAAGAACTTGAACGTATCTTCAGAATCAACGTCAACGGCGTGCTCTGGGGCATTCAGGCAGCAGCCACCAAATTCATGGCCCGCAAACAGAAGGGCAAGATCATCAGTGCTTCTTCCATTGCCGGGCACGACGGCTTTGCCCTTATAGGCGCATACAGTGCCACCAAGTTTGCCGTGCGCGGCCTCACCCAGGCGGCGGCGCGGGAGCTTGCCTCAAACGGCATCACCGTAAACGCATACTGCCCCGGCGTGGTTGGCACCGACATGTGGGTAGCCATAGATGAGGGATTTTCAAAAATCACAGGCGCCCCCAAGGGCGAAACCTACAAAAAGTATTGCGAAGGCATCGCCCTTGGCCGCCCGGAAACACCGGAAGACGTTGCCGCCTTTGTTTCCTATCTGGCCGGACCGGACTCTGACTACATGACCGGACAGGCCGTACTTATCGACGGCGGCATGGTTTACCGCTGA